From a single Lytechinus pictus isolate F3 Inbred unplaced genomic scaffold, Lp3.0 scaffold_19, whole genome shotgun sequence genomic region:
- the LOC129261036 gene encoding uncharacterized protein LOC129261036, producing MLIQTSRYTKTTLAGGQRKKQGPKPELTEEQKQEIQEAFDLFDTEGAGTIDAKELKVAMRALGFEPKKEEIKKMIQDIDKEGSGTIDFNDFLQLMTAKMSEKDSKEEILKAFKLFDDDETGKISFKNLKRVAKELGENLTDEELQEMIDEADRDGDGEINEQEFLRIMKKTSLY from the exons ATGCTGATTCAG ACGAGTCGTTATACCAAGACCACCCTGGCTGGGGGGCAGAGAAAGAAGCAAGGTCCAAAGCCAGAGCTTACAGAAGAACAAAAACAAGAGATTCAAGAGGCTTTTGATCTATTTGATACAGAAGGAGCAGGCACAATTGATGCTAAGGAACTGAAG GTTGCTATGAGAGCCCTTGGTTTTGAACCCAAGAAAGAAGAGATTAAAAAGATGATTCAGGACATTGATAAAGAAGGTTCAGGAACGATTGATTTTAATGACTTCTTACAACTCATGACTGCCAAGATG AGTGAAAAGGACTCTAAGGAGGAGATCTTGAAAGCATTCAAGCTCTTTGATGACGATGAGACGGGCAAGATCTCTTTCAAGAATCTCAAAAGGGTAGCTAAAGAACTAGGTGAAAACCTCACAGATGAAGAGCTACAG GAAATGATAGATGAGGCAGACCGAGATGGCGATGGTGAAATCAACGAGCAAGAATTCCTCAGGATAATGAAGAAGACAAGTTTATATTGA